The Maylandia zebra isolate NMK-2024a linkage group LG4, Mzebra_GT3a, whole genome shotgun sequence genome includes a window with the following:
- the gadd45gip1 gene encoding large ribosomal subunit protein mL64 has translation MAASMLCRRTAALCRTLKDFSSCKAVLSVNSPCGSLSQTASYNPKPLKLNLRNPYIPDKDSEKTPEWQKTARYDKKLFGRYGSVSGIDPASLWPTHEELEKIIAEETQWHPPLEVMLKNIEAREKEEREKRLAREKLIAANMAKMPKMIADWRREKRETKQKLKEEKARRTRLLAEARERFGYAVDPRSPKFLEMVAEIEKEEKKKKKLMKRRLREEQATGSDAPPAASS, from the exons ATGGCGGCGTCCATGCTGTGCAGGAGGACGGCTGCCTTATGTAGGACTTTAAAGGACTTCTCATCTTGTAAAGCTGTGCTTTCTGTAAACTCTCCGTGTGGATCTTTATCACAAACAGCGTCCTATAATCCCAAACCTCTAAAGCTGAACCTCCGGAACCCGTACATCCCGGACAAGGACAGCGAGAAGACGCCGGAATGGCAGAAGACAGCCCGCTACGATAAGAAGCTGTTCGGTCGGTATGGCTCTGTGTCGGGCATCGATCCTGCATCTCTGTGGCCCACACATGAGGAGCTGGAGAAGATTATTGCGGAGGAAACCCAGTGGCATCCCCCGCTAGAGGTGATGCTGAAGAACATAGAAGccagggagaaggaggagagggaAAAACGGCTGGCGAG AGAGAAGCTCATTGCCGCAAACATGGCCAAAATGCCCAAGATGATAGCAGACTGGCGCAGAGAAAAGCGTGAAACCAAACAGAAGCTAAAGGAGGAAAAGGCTCGCCGTACaaggttgctggctgaggccagaGAGCGTTTTGGCTATGCAGTGGACCCCCGCAGCCCCAAGTTCTTGGAAATGGTTGCTGAAATagaaaaggaagagaagaagaagaagaaactaatGAAACGCAGACTGAGAGAGGAACAGGCAACAGGCTCCGATGCACCTCCTGCTGCCTCCTCATAG